In the genome of Phoenix dactylifera cultivar Barhee BC4 unplaced genomic scaffold, palm_55x_up_171113_PBpolish2nd_filt_p 001753F, whole genome shotgun sequence, one region contains:
- the LOC120109038 gene encoding putative invertase inhibitor produces the protein MRPSMLFNVLILFLFVQTSFCVSPTIKDVCSKISGGSVDYNFCVQALEADPKSEAADVLGLAAISLKLSIANATSIESKIMEFLKNVSDPTTKESMETCSHLYENTTITVLKQSADFIASKNFTAAEDVIGSASIVGIICAEELRETPLAKDCDNLSRLIFLATAVIHEILSTIDLHF, from the coding sequence ATGAGGCCCTCTATGCTTTTCAATGTCCTCATTTTGTTTCTCTTCGTCCAAACCTCGTTCTGTGTCTCGCCCACAATAAAAGACGTTTGTAGTAAAATCTCTGGTGGCTCCGTCGACTACAACTTCTGCGTCCAAGCTCTTGAGGCCGATCCTAAAAGCGAAGCTGCTGATGTCCTCGGACTTGCAGCCAtttctctgaaactatccatAGCCAATGCCACAAGCATTGAGTCCAAAATAATGGAGTTCTTGAAGAATGTCTCGGATCCAACCACGAAGGAATCCATGGAGACTTGCTCGCATCTTTACGAGAATACTACCATAACAGTTCTCAAGCAGTCGGCGGATTTCATTGCATCCAAAAACTTTACTGCAGCTGAAGACGTGATTGGTTCTGCTTCCATAGTGGGAATAATTTGTGCAGAAGAATTAAGAGAAACGCCGCTGGCTAAAGActgcgacaacctctcaaggtTGATTTTTTTGGCAACAGCCGTCATCCATGAAATCCTTAGTACGATCGACCTtcatttttga